One window of Ziziphus jujuba cultivar Dongzao chromosome 5, ASM3175591v1 genomic DNA carries:
- the LOC112491946 gene encoding heavy metal-associated isoprenylated plant protein 43, which translates to MKRTVVKVNINCQICKSDVLKAVTKLSGIDQVSVDAEKGLLTVVGDVDPVLIVKKVRKIGKAAEVVSVGPPKPEPKKSPKYILLPPYCNDCQFVGVGFTPYDGRLCHIL; encoded by the exons ATGAAG AGAACCGTCGTAAAAGTGAATATTAATTGCCAAATATGCAAGAGCGATGTTCTTAAAGCTGTCACCAAGCTTTCAG GTATAGATCAAGTATCAGTGGATGCAGAAAAGGGATTGTTAACTGTGGTAGGAGATGTCGATCCAGTTCTGATAGTGAAGAAGGTGAGGAAGATTGGGAAAGCAGCAGAAGTAGTAAGCGTTGGACCTCCAAAGCCTGAGCCCAAAAAGTCTCCTAAATACATATTGCTTCCTCCTTATTGTAATGACTGCCAATTTGTTGGCGTCGGCTTTACTCCTTATGATGGCAGACTTTGCCACATCCTTTGA